The sequence gggaggcctgtgcccagcagtgggacgtatataggctatttatgtatgtatgttatgaattGATAATGTAGCCATTTGGCCCGGAGACAAAAGGTTTCATTAAGGACCCTTCGAGGCGTCCCGTCGAGGCAACGCACGACCCGAGGGCTGGCAGCTACTTTTGTCAAAAGGTTAGTTTAGCTGTTCAAAGGGGAAATGCTGCCAGTCTTTTGGacactttgcctcgatgtgatgCTTCGGAGAAGTTTTTCTATTTGTAGATAACTGTatgttgttttatgtttaataaaacatttttaacttgTTGaatatataagaaataaaacagTATTATAATAACACTAACGAAACAATCCAATCAATACAGTGCTAAGTATAGTAACACATCAACTAAAAACCGTGTTGTTGAGAACGATTTTCGAGGTCCCGCTTGTATATCGCAAAGTGCCTACTTGCCTAGATCATAATATTGACTTTGTCGTTTTATTTGATCGCAAAATCACTTCTTTCTTAATATCACAAATACTTTATTCCACACacaggtaatacaaaacaaataggaaaagtacaataggcggccttgttgttaagtagcaatctcttccaagcaacctttgAGTAAAGGTTCTGATATCTATGAATAagacagaaataaaatataattttgacttTCAATTTACATAGGATCTAAGTACtttgaaaataaacgatttttttttgtattattgaaGGAACAACTGCCGATATTCCAGCTGTCTCCTGTAAATGGGAATCAATATGCTGGACCCAATTTCAACTCTGACTTAAGGAATTTGGAGCAAAATTTGAGACAATCTCAGGTTAGACCTATATATTTGATGAACCAattgtacttaatattaataacgAAATTCTTTGTATTATTAAAGACTTTAGAAGGTGGCGATAGGGAAATAATTTTTTCACCTTAAGTTCATGTGATGGTAGCGAAATGGCCAAGCCACATATTTTGCCTaaagtgtagagtttgtgaacttatagtttgtataagtaattaggacgtgtagagttagaaacttgtcgctacatgagatctgatgactttttgacattgtgatcgatcttcttcttctatcgtgtgggttgtgaggtggattaccaaccccatcaaccctggtggcagggttattattgagccgccataggcccctgacatggctcatgtaacgactacgtacttacatcagtaagtagtaaccgggaccaacggcttaacgtgccttccgaagcatggatcatcttacttttggacaattgtGATCGATATCATCTCGTCTTGgctacattttacatgaaaatgtttttgttgggatattTTATACACCATTCTTTCCTTATAAGAAGGAATAAAGTTAGTATACTTAGCACAATTCAGTAATTAATGAAATCGTTAACGAGAACAAcgatttactatttattatgtCTTAGAGCGATCATTTATAGATTCTATACAATAGTTCCTTCGCCCGAACCGTGGTAGCTCGGTTGGtcgaacgcttgtctctcactctaaggtcgcaggttcgaatccaagacaggcctaaaccaatgattatcgaaattgttttcgaattcatgtttggatcataaatgattatcacgtgctcagcggttaaggaaaacgtgaggaaacccacgagaaatgcatttcggaggtatgtgacttaacctgtattgggctggttttcccttcgcgggttggaaagtcagacaggcattcgcttctgtaaataaccggacctgtcaaatcttcaggttaggtaagcggaccctgtgaaaaatgaaataatgctagagagatgtcTAATATGAATTCATTCTCTCTGAATTCCGAGAATGAATCATTCAGACACAATGAATTAATCACCTCAGCGGTCAGGGTACCTACGGAAAATTCGAGCGAATATATCTATAAATAATCGCCCTAAGAGTTCATAGTTACACCCTCAGTTAGCCCCTGATCATTATTTAAGCTCATTATTTCTTGAGAAGCTAATCCAAAACTTTTGATGGCGTCGTAAAGTCAAAAGTGTTCAATTTAGTAAGTGCTATATAAAGGGGGATGCATGATTTAAAAGGGTTATAGAGCTGTGGgttgaaatattaatattttttactctttttaaatttttttttgcgCCTTATGGCTCAACAGGCAAGCAGGCAGGATTAGAAAACTGACAAGCGTTTGCACCACTCCATCAcagtaataagggactttccaatcggcgttccccaaaaacacgatagatggcgttgttaagctttttcttcgtttaaacttctaatttcatatataacagacatatgcgtcttttatctttgtttttgggtataaatggtgaccctttttattacatcaaggtacaattacaacttccacccattattattcagatcaaaataaagagaagcaattacataatgtgatccgaatatcaagcaactattagttttatatatgcttctgccattacattattttcgaataattatgtaccccagcattgaaaaaatagaggtaattatcacgtaaaaagtgaacaacgccatctgtcgtGTGTTTGGAGAACGTCGGTTGGAAAGCCCCTCAATACCCACCTTTCAAATGACATTTATACGAGCAGCACATTTGATTTCCCTCTCctttgaaaaatataatgattatttttatggttACTAACTTAAAGATTTTGAAACGCATTTTACTCAGTTACAGGCCCAGCAAGATATCTACAGAGAATTCGAGAGGCAGAGACATTTGGAGGCCGCTTTGGCTAGTGCCAATGCCAACCGGGTCAACCAACCAGTACCAAGACAATTCGTCCCACGAACATCTACAACAACTCCTAAACCTGATGACTTTAAAACCACCCCTCAAGAAACAACCACAGAAGCCTTAAATTTAAACCAAGGAGAAGTCGCCGACGAGAGTGACAAGAAAGAGAAAGTAACGGTAGAAGTATCTAAGCAAAATGTTCAGGAATTTTCTCCCGAATTGTACCTGGCTTCGCTAGCCCAGTTGCAGTTGCAGAATCAGTTCTCTCCTGTGCAGTTGGGCCAGCTGAGAGCGCCGATATTCTTGGAACCAGCTCAGAAACAAGTTGCTTACGATCCTGCGCAAGTACCTGTTGTACCAGTCTTCAGTCAACAGCAATATCAATATCCAAGCCAGATTGCCCAACCCCAATATGTTCAACAACCGCAGTTGATTCAACCACAAGCAGTGCCAACCCAACAAGCTGCTCAAACCCCAAGCTACTTTATAACCCAAACTGCAGCTCAACCTGAACAGCTTCCCGTCAACCAGTATCAACCAAACCAATACGAAGCTGTACAACCCGTCCAAACCTTCCCTCAGCAACCGCAACCAACCTTTTTACAGCCGCAGCAAAACCAATTATTACCCCGCCCGCAAGATCAGCCTGCCGACGAACCGCAGCAACCTCAGTTGGTTTACCAGTACCAGTTCGGTTACCAGCAACCGGCGAATCAGTACCAGCCAGAGTTACAGCAACCTTTGAACTCTTACCAGCAGCAATTATTCCAACCACAACTGATCGTTCAGGATCCCTATCAGCAACAGTTGGCTGCTCAAATAGCTCAGCAGAACCAAGATTCTCTGCAGAGTGGTCTAGATGCTAACCAGCAAGGGAATGGAATTGACCAGTCCGAGGAGAAGGAGGAACGGGAAGATGATGGAACTACAGCCACCGCTGTCGCCACTGCCTTTGGTGCTAGGTAAGTTATAGCtacaatttaaattcaaatattaataataatgaaaaagaaaTCGGACTTAAGATATGGATCCAGGGGGGTTATGGGAGGCATGACCCCCcctgggcgacaggttgggtcatggatagccactgcaattttatctaattctctacggagataggttgtctgcgagCTGGTGATCCCCCCTAACATAAAAGCTGGATTCGCTCCTGGTTCTTCATCATATTATTGGACATCATTTAGCAATCGGCAATCAGAAATACAGCTGTATTGGCGCAGGGCGGAGTGTCTCTTCTGtagattattattagtatttattctatgacgagACGCTGAACCAATTTAATACCTATAATGCTTTTTTACCctcagtcatagaataaaaaataatacttcagTCAAGTAGGGGAATCAAAACATTTCAttactaattttaataaaaagttcCGTCAGACTTgtgaaatactttttaaatgGTTTTGGGCGCAAATTCTTAATTAGTTAGGTATCTTaagtttaaattgtaattataaaGTTTTAGATCTTTCATCAAAAGCGATAGGTAGTTAATAAGTATTTTGCAATACCTAGTAATTTTCTTGTTGAaagcaataagaaaataaatattacgtttAACTACTTAatagcactggagagagagagtcctggaagaa is a genomic window of Pectinophora gossypiella chromosome 25, ilPecGoss1.1, whole genome shotgun sequence containing:
- the LOC126377995 gene encoding transcription factor SPT20 homolog is translated as MKGILAVAALLVTGAVSQYAPSGWRPNGPTLELPERTPLDPRNRNPQKQEYIPPSDPRTPNKEYGTPNKEYGTPEVDVSVQGLPTQQEQLPIFQLSPVNGNQYAGPNFNSDLRNLEQNLRQSQLQAQQDIYREFERQRHLEAALASANANRVNQPVPRQFVPRTSTTTPKPDDFKTTPQETTTEALNLNQGEVADESDKKEKVTVEVSKQNVQEFSPELYLASLAQLQLQNQFSPVQLGQLRAPIFLEPAQKQVAYDPAQVPVVPVFSQQQYQYPSQIAQPQYVQQPQLIQPQAVPTQQAAQTPSYFITQTAAQPEQLPVNQYQPNQYEAVQPVQTFPQQPQPTFLQPQQNQLLPRPQDQPADEPQQPQLVYQYQFGYQQPANQYQPELQQPLNSYQQQLFQPQLIVQDPYQQQLAAQIAQQNQDSLQSGLDANQQGNGIDQSEEKEEREDDGTTATAVATAFGARTQPRVYATYGAPVPVPRVQANPGYQTTTEANTDEAVTGDGQAIAEATAVSRGSLRKSAKLRSRQGRVRPIFTLDKSGHLVLAQE